From one Luteolibacter sp. SL250 genomic stretch:
- a CDS encoding L,D-transpeptidase family protein, with product MKFLSLLSTSCLAALAFTSCGGGAPPGSDYMAGIGGSIHRQTSGGPHHKPPAIPDDISYWDGDGVMGSPMIKINRAQQKAFFYKGGQLVGVSKISSGDEDHGTPPGAYKITEKSKDHRSSLYGVFKDAAGNTVDDDVDIRLKKIPAGATFVRAPMPNFMRFNGGVGMHTGYLPGYAASHGCVRMPHHMSTKFFENVQVGTPVIVE from the coding sequence ATGAAGTTTCTCTCCTTACTCTCCACTTCCTGTCTCGCTGCCCTCGCCTTCACCTCCTGTGGTGGCGGGGCACCTCCCGGCTCGGACTACATGGCCGGCATCGGCGGATCCATCCACCGCCAGACCTCCGGCGGCCCGCACCACAAGCCCCCGGCGATCCCGGACGACATCTCCTACTGGGACGGTGACGGGGTCATGGGATCCCCAATGATCAAGATCAACCGCGCGCAGCAGAAGGCGTTCTTCTACAAGGGCGGCCAGTTGGTCGGTGTCTCCAAGATTTCCAGCGGTGACGAAGACCACGGCACCCCTCCCGGCGCTTACAAGATCACCGAAAAAAGCAAGGACCACCGCTCCTCCCTCTATGGCGTGTTCAAGGACGCCGCCGGTAACACCGTCGATGACGATGTGGACATCCGCCTGAAGAAGATCCCCGCCGGAGCGACCTTCGTCCGCGCGCCGATGCCGAATTTCATGCGCTTCAACGGCGGCGTCGGCATGCACACCGGCTACCTCCCCGGCTACGCCGCCTCCCACGGCTGCGTGCGGATGCCCCACCACATGTCCACCAAGTTCTTCGAGAACGTCCAGGTGGGCACCCCGGTGATCGTGGAGTGA